The following coding sequences are from one Chloroflexota bacterium window:
- a CDS encoding zf-HC2 domain-containing protein: MSTHPVSYETLIAFAADELTGGERDRLATHVPYCAECAPIVNRFRLIRAATRTDKSPIPPHATVARAQAIFSDHRASLQSEPSLSSASAPINEHPVLDEELIAFAVGELTDAEQQRIAAHLRQCDSCATEIRRITQIRSILESDDTREPSPQVIRRAQAILAQQKRTQLTRRIETGLDRLFQMSRLSPASALLLLLVANLLVFAGLGIGLTQNAAPGDFLYPIKSGVENLQITMSVSDADKLKLYLDLAGVRVEEIRTQVSSHQFAKIPDTAVAYQDHVQQSSDSLLVVFGKNVSQAKTIAQLMQTRLDQYVDALTTLSNDVPDETKPALLRAIEVSGAAISVALRIISTPVIAPTPRVNPTPTRVNTVTPSSTPRPAPSNTRVIPLPPDSPTVPSSQRKPPSATTVRPPPDSSSRLPTSTSALDAERCPAPVQPRSSGIITKSALASAVREPDGEPINPKDEFRPTDKIYTVLGIVNAPSNTRFKAIWCVTDVGQAMPANAKLGQADLVSSSTRNIEFTLALSRGFPVGRYRVQIYVNDVLDTVKNFSVR; this comes from the coding sequence ATGAGTACCCATCCAGTTTCCTACGAAACCCTGATCGCATTTGCCGCCGATGAGCTAACCGGCGGTGAGCGGGATAGACTTGCGACGCATGTACCGTACTGCGCCGAATGTGCCCCTATTGTCAACCGCTTTCGATTGATCCGGGCGGCTACCCGAACCGACAAGTCGCCGATTCCTCCACACGCGACGGTCGCGCGAGCTCAAGCCATCTTTTCTGACCATCGTGCCAGTTTGCAATCGGAGCCTTCCTTATCGAGCGCTAGCGCGCCGATCAACGAACACCCAGTGCTTGATGAAGAGTTGATCGCCTTTGCGGTCGGCGAATTGACTGACGCGGAACAGCAAAGGATTGCGGCGCATTTACGTCAGTGTGACAGTTGCGCCACCGAAATCAGACGCATTACACAGATACGTTCTATTTTGGAATCGGATGACACGCGCGAGCCATCACCCCAAGTGATCCGACGCGCTCAAGCCATCCTCGCTCAACAAAAGCGGACCCAACTAACGCGTCGAATCGAAACCGGTTTGGACCGGCTCTTCCAAATGAGCCGGCTCTCTCCGGCTTCTGCTTTGCTCCTCTTGCTCGTGGCTAATCTTCTCGTTTTTGCCGGCTTGGGCATCGGGTTGACTCAGAATGCCGCGCCGGGAGATTTCCTGTATCCGATCAAAAGCGGCGTCGAAAATCTTCAAATTACGATGTCAGTGAGCGATGCCGATAAGCTAAAACTATATTTAGATTTAGCCGGCGTGCGCGTAGAGGAAATTCGAACCCAAGTAAGTTCGCACCAGTTTGCCAAGATTCCGGATACAGCGGTTGCCTATCAAGACCACGTACAACAATCGTCGGATTCCTTGTTGGTTGTCTTTGGCAAAAACGTCAGTCAAGCAAAGACGATCGCACAATTGATGCAGACCAGACTCGATCAATATGTAGATGCTTTGACGACGTTGAGCAATGATGTGCCCGATGAAACTAAACCGGCTTTATTGCGAGCCATCGAAGTTTCCGGCGCGGCGATTTCCGTTGCGCTTCGGATTATCAGTACACCGGTGATCGCCCCGACACCCCGCGTGAACCCAACGCCAACCAGGGTAAATACCGTAACTCCAAGTTCAACCCCGCGACCGGCTCCGTCAAATACACGGGTCATTCCACTTCCACCCGACTCGCCAACTGTGCCATCTAGTCAACGCAAACCACCTTCGGCGACAACCGTGCGCCCGCCACCCGACAGCAGTTCACGACTCCCAACTAGTACATCTGCGCTGGACGCGGAACGATGCCCAGCCCCGGTTCAACCCAGGTCATCGGGTATCATTACCAAGTCGGCGTTGGCAAGCGCAGTGCGTGAGCCGGATGGCGAACCGATCAATCCAAAAGACGAATTCAGACCAACCGACAAAATCTACACGGTGTTGGGGATCGTGAATGCCCCGTCGAACACCAGATTCAAAGCAATCTGGTGCGTGACCGATGTTGGTCAAGCCATGCCGGCGAATGCCAAACTAGGACAAGCGGATCTTGTCTCATCGAGTACGCGCAACATCGAATTTACTCTCGCTCTGTCGCGAGGGTTCCCAGTTGGAAGATATCGCGTACAAATCTATGTCAACGATGTTCTCGACACGGTGAAAAATTTCAGCGTGAGATAA